The following proteins are encoded in a genomic region of Coffea eugenioides isolate CCC68of chromosome 6, Ceug_1.0, whole genome shotgun sequence:
- the LOC113775090 gene encoding probable tocopherol O-methyltransferase, chloroplastic: MEGEKMDTEGKVETEKMNKAIAMAYDVQSKIVEDLVGDHFHVGFYDSSSVVPGSDVHSAQTRMIEAALRFASVSEDPSKKPRNILDVGCGIGGSTRYLASKYGSQCKGITLSPVEAERARVLTAAQGLESQVSFEVEDALNQPFEDGSFDLIWCIECADHISDKTKFVHELNRVAAPGATVILVTWCHRDLSPLEQDLHPDEKKLLTQVVSGSRAKWISAADYMNLFKSCSFQEIKYADWSPHVAPHYAEMRKITLSWKGIMSYVRHVGWRQMSIKFLMMPSVFDTFKNGLLKYCILTCQKPQ, from the exons ATGGAGGGGGAGAAGATGGATACAGAGGGAAAGGTGGAGACAGAGAAGATGAACAAGGCAATTGCGATGGCATATGATGTCCAATCTAAAATAGTAGAGGATCTAGTTGGCGATCACTTTCATGTTGGCTTCTATGACTCTAGCTCCGTTGTCCCTGGTTCTGATGTCCATTCTGCTCAGACTCGCATGATCGAGGCGGCCCTCCGTTTTGCCTCTGTATCAG AGGATCCATCGAAGAAACCAAGAAACATACTTGATGTTGGATGCGGTATTGGTGGCAGCACCAGGTACCTAGCAAGTAAATATGGTTCTCAATGTAAAGGCATCACCCTTAGCCCTGTTGAGGCTGAAAGAGCTCGTGTTCTAACTGCTGCCCAAGGATTAGAAAGCCAG GTTTCCTTTGAAGTGGAAGATGCATTGAATCAGCCATTTGAAGATGGTTCATTCGATTTAATTTGGTGCATTGAATGTGCAGATCACATAAGCGACAAAACAAAG TTTGTTCATGAGTTGAATCGGGTGGCTGCCCCTGGTGCTACTGTCATTTTAGTTACTTGGTGTCATAGGGATCTTTCGCCCCTTGAACAAGATTTGCATCCGGATGAGAAAAAGTTACTGACCCAAGTGGTGAGCGGAAGTCGTGCTAAGTGGATTTCTGCTGCTGATTATATGAATTTATTCAAGTCATGCTCTTTTCAG GAGATCAAGTATGCAGACTGGTCTCCACACGTTGCTCCACATTATGCAGAAATGAGGAAGATAACGTTGTCATGGAAGGGAATCATGTCGTATGTTAGACATGTTG GATGGAGGCAAATGAGCATCAAGTTTCTGATGATGCCGTCAGTGTTCGACACATTCAAAAATGGTCTGCTTAAGTATTGCATTCTTACGTGCCAGAAGCCTCAGTAG